ACTATATTAGAGACCAAACTTCCTCTGTCACCTCAGTACTACAGTCACTCCAATGTTGCTCCACTAATATGCCTCAATTATGACCGATAAAGGCCAACTACAGCAGAGAATGTTGTGGTCATTACACCAACAAGCGTATCACTTAGTACCACATATGCTTTCTGTCATGTGATAGACTCAGTAGAGACTGGACTGGTGCTATCTGCTAAATTCAAGTATTCCACCAAACCACTCCTTTCTTTCTAATGCACGTCACCCTGGGACGTTCTAGTACTACAGCAAATAGATAAGGCTGAAGAGTAGCTGGAGAGAATGAATAGATTACAGATAACAGTGATACAAGGCAGCAGTGGGAAATGTCTTTGACACAGCATGGTAAACAGCAATCTTTCTTGTAGTTCTGATTAAGAAATTACAAATGTGTAAAGAAAATTTGAAATGTTAAATTACGCTAAGATTCTGCAGTGCTAGGCTACAAGGCACAGTTACACAATGTCATTGAAACATTCTGGAACGATTTGAATTTGAAACAAATTCATCTCCAAATGACACCCAAGTCAttggggttgcacaggtgtcagtgaaaacagaatttgaaccACAGGCTGCAAAGGGAGAAGGCAAATATGCTTGTTAATGCAACACAATATTCTCTTTCATTATAAAAAGCTTTAACACTAATGAAATTAGGCAaccaccaaagcaaattatgtaGAGTCCTCTAGAGAGCTACAGTACTTATTCTGGGATACTATTGGAGGAGTATCTTTTCCGCTGTGGTTGTTACCATTTACCAATTTAGTTTTACTTACTTGAATCATTGGAATTATTTTCACTGATATCTGTTTGTAGGCTATTGCCTTTTTCTCTGTTTTGCCAGCGACTAGTATCTGATGCCTTTGGAATGTCACTATTGACTTATTGAACTTTACTATCTTGTTTCATTGGATTCACTGGAATTACTGAAGCTGCTGGATTCTCTGGAATTATTGGAGTCACTTGAGGCACTGGGGTCGCTGGAGTCACTTGAGGCACTAGGGTCACTTGAGGCACTGGACTCACTGGAATCAGTTGAGGCACTGGAGTCGCTGGTGTCACTTGAGGCACTGGGGTCGCTGAAGGAGCTAGCGGCACTGAGGCTGATGGAATCACTGGTGACACTAGTATTCTGATGAGCAGATTTACTCCTTGATTCACTGGGGATACTCTTGCAGTGTTTTGGAGTGGATTGTGCAGAGTTGCTATTGCTTTCTTCCTGCTGACTAGAGTTAGAGTCAGCACTATCACCAGCATTACCTGGATCAACCCTTTGCATGCCTTCATCGTTAAAACAACAGTTGTCTGAATGATGGTGGCCATTATCCATATCCTCATCCTTTTCCCCTACATTAAAGCCACTGTCATTGTGGGCTTCTATGGCATCTTGTTTGTCAGTGGAGAGCTCTGCATCCTCAGGTGCAGAACCCTTTTCTGCCCATGCTGAACCATAAACACTGTTTTTCCCTGGCAAATGTTCAGATGAATTGTGTTCACTGGTGCGGTTTGTGTTCACATGAAGGTCTAAATGAAGATGATAAATTCCTTTCCCTGTGCGAAGCTCAGCATTTTGATCAGTGTTTTGTGTTCCTTGGGTATTAGGAGGGTCCTCAGGGACTGGTTGATTATTGGGTTTATCCTCATAAGCCCCCTGGGGATTGTTAATATCAATTGCAGACACCTCTCCAGTTTGATTGGGTCCTCGTGTATAATTACTGAATTTTGCTCCTTCTGGGTGCTCATTGTTTTCATTCTTGCCATTCTGTTGGTTCCTCCCAGCATTCCCAGAGCCATTGCTTAAGTTTTCTGTGTTTGCATTAATGGCATTAACATTGGCAACATTTTCCACATAGCGACTTCCAAGTAAATTTATGCTTCTTTTGATCTGTCAAGAGGACACAGTCCAAACTATATTATGTTTCTAAAGCATAATGAAGGAATAGGATATCTTACCTAATGCACTAAATTACCAGAGTACTAAAGAAAAAATCCacttacaaatacaaattaattaCCATTTCCTCTTTTGGAAATGTAATAGTCACCTGCCAAATTGCCAGTGTTTGGCGACAATATATATCTTCTCtttagccctgattcagcaagtcCATCCCTGTTCAACAAAATACTGAAACGTATTTAAATCCAACTAActttaatgggacttaagcacgttTGAGTGTTTTGCAGCATCTTGCTGAACTGGAGTCTGTGTGACTTCAATTTACTTCCAGTAGCCAGCATTAAACAAGGGGCCAAATGGACTTCTCTTACAGTTCAGCAAAACATCTAATACTGTTGACAACAAATTAAAGATTTTGCAATTTCACTAATACAGTAGGCACATTGAAAGCACCAACTGTTTATTTTTGCTTCAAATTAAAGTGGAAATAGATTTACAAAGGTGTAgtagagatcagaatctggcctcataAGCCTGATCCTGTAGTCCTTTTCCAGCTTTCCCTGgctaaggactgcaggattgagtTTCATTTTCTGAAAGCTGGGAAAATGCAGTGCAATTTGCACAATACCTAAGACTCACAAAAGAAATAGTTTAGCTAAAGGGTAATGAAACCTGCCCCATTATCAGACAGGTAGAAGACTTGGATATTGTAACAAGGCCAGGTAAACCTTggaccagatttttaacagtTTCTTCCTTCCAGGAGACTCTACTATTGCCTCAAGAGGAGCTGCTTGATTATGGACTtatcatgtttcaaaattgaaaAGTTAAATTGATGTATAGTTAGAGATGGGAAAAAGCATCAATTGATTtgctaagcattttttttttttgcaaagaggAGATGTTAGTAAAACAAAGCATCAAAAGACATTATGAATGCAAATGTTAAAATGTGCACCAGccagataaaaatgaaaaattcagataattttaaactgtttttttgaTGCAGTAGATCAGATCAAGAAAAAAAGTTGTTCCTTTTATATTTTGCAAGCTGCACCAAATGTATCGTGTTATCTAAGAGTATTAGCATAATAATCATAATTTTGCTATGGTGTACAAAAGGGAAGCATAATACAGTCAATTAAGTAATGAACTGGATGACCATTTACAGCTAGTCCTTGTAATCGccaactctcactgatttcagtggcagctaGGCTAATAAAAGGGTCAATGGAGCACTCTCATACACAAAGATGCAAATCGCTGGATAATAACAATAACTCTGGTAGTGTTTAatgtttgggggtggggtccATACTTACTGGAGAAGCAAAGGATATACCTAGCACACTCATAAACAGAAGCAGAGTATTCATGCTTGGGACTACTTCCTGGAAGAAATGGAAAGTATGTTATTTCTTATCAATGCCCATGGATATTTCACAATATAATAGAGCAATAATATTTGATCAGCACAGATGGGCACTTTGTCAAACACGTGTTTTAATAGAGCTGGTTGATTTATTCATTGCAGTAACAGAGTGGCAGAGCTCTCCTTTTCACCCCCCCCATAAGCACGAGTTGAGACCTTACAGGGAGAGGCTGACTGAGCCCTGCTGGCTTAGTGAGCCAGCTGTGGCTTGTTGATGTCGGCCTCCATTTAGTGGAAGTGGTTCTCTGGATGGAAGGTGATGGGACCTAGGACTGAGAGACTGAAGCAAGGCTAAGGTTTATGTTTGTTATTATCAGAATGTTTGGACTAAGTAAAGTGCATTTAGATTCTGTTTGGAACAAGGAGGAAGCTCCGCTTATCTACCCCAATTCCAGTTTGAATTGTCTTCCAATGTACAGCTTAGGTCTCGTTATattggctgtgtcataaacagatagttaagggttaatgtctcttttacctgtaaagggttaagaagctcagtgaacctggctgacacctgaccagaggaccaatggggggacaagatactttcaaatctttgtttgtgctgtttgttttgttcgttgttcgctcctggggctaagagggacaagatgtgcaccccaggtttccccaatctttctgaaacagtctctcatgttcaaaatagtaagtactagctagaaaaggcggattagtcttatgtttgttttcttaacttgtgaatgtgtattttgctggaagtatttttacctctgtttgctgtaacttgaatttcaggtgggggaggggaagtccctctagtctatatgagctgaatatcctgtaaacattttccatcctaacttcacagagataatttttactttttctttctttaattaaaagctttcttttttaagaacctgattgattttttccccttgtttaagacctaaggggattgggtctgaactcaccagggattggtgggggggaagtaaggggagaaaggttaattcctctctgttttaagttccaaggagtttggatcagtgtagtctctcagggtagcccagggaggggaaagtctgggagggggaaaggaggggggatatttatttctccttgttttaagacccaaggggtttgggtcttgggttccccagggaaggttttgggggaacaaagagtgtgccaaacactatattttggctggtggcggcgctatcagatctaagataggaattaagcttagaagggtacagtTGTGTCTAATTTCAGTTGATGCAGGACAGTGTCTTCTTCACCATGCAGGCTAGCGGCATCTGAAAGTGAGTATTATTATTTTCTGCGAGTTGGGTTCTTTTCCCAccattgttttcttctttttgtctAACTCCATGAGGTTTGCACAGGGATACTGACAAAAGTGGCAAATAATGCCCAGCTGGCCTGCCTGGGACCAGCTTCTCCTGCTTTTTTATGAGTTTGGTCTCAGTTTTGAGATTGGGAATAGTCTTTACTGGTAAAAAGCAGAAGTGAAGGAGAAGTTTCACTTGTCATCCTGCAGCAATGTTGTCATAGTTACAGGGCTAGCTACACCTGACTCCCTTTCTTTGGTCTTTCTGAGTGCACCCTTCTCAGGTCTTAGGCCTCATTCCTTCACCTCTCTCAAGGTGGAATCCCATAATTCTCCCACTCTTGAACCAGACCACAGGATTCCTTATTCTGTGTATTTACTGTGCTAACCCAGCAGGTCTGTTTGAGGTCAGGCCTGCAAGGCTTCTCTTTAGCTGCTTGTGACCAGCAGTGAATCCAGTAACCCAAAACAGTcttcttaaaacaaatattaatcttaacagaaagaacaaagcatAATATAAGAGAAATGGATTTATAAAACAACAAAATGTCTGTTTATGCACGTCTATTTTACCTGAAGTTCTAGGCAAGTCAGTTTTATCCCAGATCCTCAATCTCTGGGGATCAGGCCTCTCTGTTCCCTAAAAATAACTACCCCAGAGaaagtcacttttttttaatccatccAAGTTTCTGTTCTCTCTTCCTAGGCTTCAACTTACTGCCCCAAACCAGTTTGGTGAGCTCTGCAGGTGTTCAAGCCAGGGCATCAAAATGAATAGCTCTAGTTTTTTCTCTAGTGTTTGTGGAGAAGTGTATACCAGGACCCAGCCTCACACCTCCACCTATGTGCATTTCCCAACAATCCTGCTCTTGAATTAACTCAAACTAGACTGACAGTACACATTACCATACCCCAGTCAAGATatagtattcataaattattacaggcAGCTCCAGATCtgtcacgtgtgtgtgtgtgatagagagaaaaagagagagagatctgaagaAGCTGCAGCAAGGCTGAGATCTAAATGGCTGTTGTCTCTACAGACAAAATTCCTAGAAATTTAAAGGTGCAGTCCACACAAAACAAGGCATCACAGTTACATAGCCCCATCCACCACATAATTCATAGGTGGAGCCAACGTGTAGTTAAAAATGGACTCTGCGTGTGAGGACTACTAATCTGTTATTTCTTTGTTTGTTCGGCATTAGTGGTATTAATACAAGAGCTCTGTTTGGCAAGTACCAGGCTGTTTACAAGAAGTCTCATGCAAATCCTCTTTGTTTCTCATGTGCTAGTTTTACAAAGCCTTTTGAcaagaaaatgcatttaaaaaaatatctttcgGAAGCCCCAGCCTTCTTATGATGAGTCTAATGCCAAAAGGTTTCCTCTTTAACTGCACCATCTGGGGTCTGTGTGATCTTTCTTACTTTTAACGTTTACAGGATGTTAATCTCCCATGAGTTTTACAATCTCAGAAGGAGAGCCAGTTTGCCGAATGAATCTGTATTGTCAGTCGGCAGCAAGTTTTATTTGCAGTGGGAGCATCTGGCATCTACTACTGTAATCCTACAGTCAACTGATTTTGTTCTCTAAGGATACAGCATTGAGTATACAGATGTAGGCCTCAATTGTCAAGATAAGGTCTCAGGCCTTGTGTGCCACCTGAGAACAAAAAAGCCACATCAGTTTGCCAATCTTGGTTTTGTGGCTGGCCAAGTGATTCAGCACTGAAATGGACCAAACCATGTTATATATTTTCCCATTAACACAGGGTCCAAGTTGTGGAAAACCACAGGGAGGTGGAAAACTCATAATAATGGGCTCTCCTCCCCTCACTGGTATTACTGCCCAATtcaggagggagagaaactgTCCTTATGTGGCTGAAAAAAGTACTCCTTGCTCTAACAAAAcagctaaaccaggggtcggcaacctttcagaagtggtatgccgagatttcatttattcactctaatttaaggtttatcgtgccagtaatacattttaatgtttttagaaggtctctttctatatgtctataatatagaactaaactattgttgtatgtaaagtaaataaggtttttaaaatgtttaaaaagcttcatttaaaattaaattaaaatgcagagcccctcagaccggtggccaggacccaagcagtgtgagtgccactgaaaatcagctcacgtgccgccttcagcacacgtgccataggttgcctacccctgagctaaacCAACAACCTATATATCAGTTGGTCTTGGCCTGGCTGTCTAAGAGATTTCCAGGGTTGAGCGAATGTCCTCCTCTACTTGGTAAAGGCCATATGGCTCTGTGGGTTGCCACTGAATGAGGATGATGTTAATGTCCTACTGCAGGTGCCAATCAAGCTGGCCCTCTCTTATCAGTATTGTTGAGGAATTTATGAAAGGGGTGCTGAGAGCATCTAGAGGAGGTCTGTATCAGCCCAAAGAAAGCAGGTTCCGATCACCTTCTGGAAGAAATCCAGCTCAGAATATTTAAGTTGGAAATGTAATTACTTCTGGGTTGGATTCTCACTTCAAGCACCAAATGGCCTGTATCAGTGGTTTGTATGGAGCAGGGGTGTAACTTAGGAAAATGAAGCACGTCTGAGTTTTTTTGcacccaaggtcatccagctcaAATAATTTCTAAAATTAGTGTCCCTTGTACTGGATGTCCAGGTGCTGAAGGGAGAGCTGCAGAATCAGGTGATGTGGCTAAAGCCTAAAGTAATACAAGCCCACAGAACGCAGCATTTTCCTGCTCTAAATCTGTGTGGGTGCTGAGGTGAGGGGGAAAATGGAAGAGTTCACAGCCAGCAACTGCTGACCCTGCTGAGCCTTTAGTGTTTTCAACTCTTGCAGAAGATAGTGAAAAGTACATCATTAAAAATACTCCCCATTGTGGCCCAGACTGTGATCAGCCCTTATGCCAGTGTACAGAGCTGGGGTCAACCACCTGCAAAGGGTCAGTCACCTGCTCCCTCCAGGAAGCAAATTGACCAGGGAGGGGTGGGTCATGGCTGCCCTATCCCCAGGCACAGAGCCATCCTCATGGGTGATGGAGACTGCTCAGCCACAGTGAAATTTAAACAGTCCCAGGAAAGACTGTGCAATCTGATGTACAATCTGCCAGTGCTCCTCCCACTGTGGTGTGGCTTCACACTGCCCCCTACACAGGGCATTGTGCAGATTGCATAGCTGAATCCGATATGTCTGATGAATGAGCAATGGGATTGTAGTCACCAAAAAGAACTCCTTTCTCCAGTGGTAATATCATTTTAGGTGTTACCTTCATACACATATACAAATAACACGCGATAAGCTTAACTGAGGTTTAAACAAAACATCCTAGATACATTTCTTGGCATTTATATTTCATGAAATCAAAATTCAACTTGAGTTTTACCAGAAAACCTATTTTAAAGCTACCCACATACCTTGTTGGAGCAATTCGGTAAAGGATCTAGTAGAAAGTAACACTTTCTAGGGATATTTTCTAAAGAACTTCTGAAAAAGAATCTGCCAATATTATAGCATTTATGTTCTCTGTGAATCAGCACCCAGGCATATGAGCCTAACCTGATACCTTGAAGTAATTTAAACTCTGTTCAAGCTTCCAAACAACCAATTGTAACACAGTAACTTAAGTATGTCTTCACAAAGTCTTAAACTAAACCCCACTAATCTCCTACAATAGAATCTGAGATGTAGTTACTTGCCCTTTTGTTCTTGAAATTTTTAGGCTACTTTCCAGTTAATTAAAATCTCCATTATAGAAAGACCTATGTGAAATACAAGTTAAAAGTATATTTTTTCTTGAagatatatagatacacacacacaccgcatTATTCCCTGGCATTATGATTACGAGACACTTTTTTATCTATATTTTTTTGTGAACTATACAGGCTTGTAAATGAAAGGTAAATTTTTTCTGACACTCTTAATCCTGCTGAGTTATCTTTTAATCTTCCCCTTAATAACCACTTTCTGAGTGCTAGTGATGTGATCCTTCCTGCGTCTCTGCCTCCTTCATTGTCTCcctgtttattttcaaaaatCCTCTGAAAACACCCCTCCTTTTCCCTATTTATACCTCATAATGTCCTTCTGCTGTTATGTCTAACTTTGTACATAATTTTGGAATAAAGCTTGTATGAAAGATGCTATGCAAAAAATGGTTTCACTGTATAACTTTATTTTAGTGCAAGCAACCAGCAAGCTGTGACAATTTGGGAAATTTACTGATACATATATGCCATTTCTTCATGTTATACTGGCACCGTGGGGCCCCAGTCAAGGGTTAGGACCTCACTTCACTAGGCATTGTACAGGAAGAAATTCCTTGTCTCAGACAACTCATAATCTATATGACAGGATGCAACTGGTGCAAGCAACAGACAAAGAAGGTGGGGTGAGTTGGAAGGATGAATTAACAATAAGGAGGTATGCGTGTGCATGATGATCTGTACAATCAAGAGGACGTGATGAGATCTGTGTGTAACCCAATAACCTCTTGAAGCCAAGGGGTGCATATAGGTTACAGGGCTCTCCTGTATGTACATTATAGTTCATCAACAAGTGCCATGTGAGGCCTCAATAAAAGCCAATGTCATCATAGTAAAACATATGGATGGATATTATACAAGGAGTTATGTACATATACTGAACATTATGTTCTTTAGGTCTGCAGTGAGGGGCTGGTCAACAGCAAAAGTGAAAAACTGCTTTTCTGTCAGACAAGAACTATTTAGCTATCTGGCTGTTTGCAAGTAAGTTAAGTACTGCATGGTTCAAATGGGTCTCCTTTCACCAGTCTAAACCGGATGGATTGTAAAAACGTCAGAGCAAGAGAAAGGTAACTGGAAGAAGCAACCTGCAGCGGGGGACCCTATCTTGAGGTGCACATCAAAGGTTTGCTCTGTTATATTTGAGGGGACAAAGCAGGCATTCTGCCATCCTTCACCTAGGAAGTAAATAGAGTGTGTTTGCTTCATGAAAGAAGGGATTTCAACCACACTTGGCTGGAGAGAACTTTGGGTGAGACAAcctcctgtctaaagaagtttaacttgttagttaagtttagtctctagaaagtgtgttatgattttgttttatatgtaatcatTTGTTTCCAATCTTCTTACTCACTATcccttgaatctctgttctttgacaATAAACGTATCCttgtttcactataaatatagcTTGGTGCTGTGGTGTTAAGCTAAGTGCTGGTTCTGAGCTGAATCTTACAAGTCGGTGTtttctgttcctttgggaactgCAGGCCTGGTAATTCTGCAAGTGTccagtggataaggggctggataCTGCAGGGAAGACTCTGAGGAcccagggggttggtgtgtgcctTAGAGAAAGCCCTGTGGAGGTCTAGAGGGActgcttgtgctgccagaggctgttAGTGTCAGGGAGTTGATCCACAGCAAGCACAGAAAAAGGCAATCCTGGGATCTCGCAACCTTGGGTACACCTGAGTACTGTCACACTGTGGTTACACTGCATACCTGTTTGCCTCTGCATGCATTGTGAGTGCTTTCAATCTCCCCCGTAACCGGGTGTCTCGTATAACTGCCTGAGCCAAATCTTGCTCTTATGGGAGTTGTGACATTGACATTGGTGtgggcaggatcaggctcttaacaGGCAAAGAATGGGTTTTTACCCACTTTGGTAAATGAGGCACACAAAATTGccgagaatttttaaaaaagattttgaggtaaacaggggcggctctaggcattttgctgccccaagcacggcaggaagGCTGcttttggtggcttgcctgcagagggtccgctggtcccgcgaatctgcgggaccagtggaccctccacaggcaagtcaCCGAAGGTAGCCTTCCTGCCTCCCTTGCagcaccggcagagcacccccgcacggcttgccgccccaagcacacgcttggcgtgctagggcctggagccgcccctggaggtAAATGTAGTTCACATTagctcattgattttaatgggggtAGCGTTAGCATACAGGAGAGCAGAATATGGGGTGAAATGCTGGCCTCATCGATAAAACTGCAGTTGATGtccagagcagggccggctccaggcaccagcacagcaagctggtgcttgggatgGCTCATGGAAGGGGGTGGCATGtcctggtctttggcggcaatttggcagcgggtccctcagtccctctcggagggaaggaccggcaGCCGAATTCCCATCAAAGAATGAAGTGGTGTGTGAGAGcggccactgaagtgccaccgatcgcGGCTTCTTCCCACCCCCGTCCCCCCGTCTttgttgcttggggcagcaaaaaagctggagctggccctggtccagagggtgagattttcagccttggtgttttgttttgtattaggACAGGATTCTTGAaaaggtttttcattttaaaatagaatattAGAGGTTTTAAAGGGTTTTGTTGAACTGAAAGATCAAGGTTCTGCAGATGCATTGTCACTGTATTCCTTACGGGAGTGAAAAACATGTTTGACCATTACTGTAAGCTACGACTTGGGGCTACACAAGGAGAACATATGTTAAGTAAGAATTATTACTTATATTCCAGTAATACCTTCAGGTTTCCATCTGCTAAGTGTAGTACacctagtaagagacagtctctgagcctacaatctaaatagatgagaCAGACAATGGCtcagagaaaggaaatattatccccgttttacagatggagaacaaagctcattaaagccaatggaaagacacccactgacttcaatggactctgGATCAGGATCAGAGAAATTAagcaacttgtccaagg
This sequence is a window from Gopherus evgoodei ecotype Sinaloan lineage chromosome 5, rGopEvg1_v1.p, whole genome shotgun sequence. Protein-coding genes within it:
- the LOC115652919 gene encoding dentin sialophosphoprotein-like produces the protein MNTLLLFMSVLGISFASPIKRSINLLGSRYVENVANVNAINANTENLSNGSGNAGRNQQNGKNENNEHPEGAKFSNYTRGPNQTGEVSAIDINNPQGAYEDKPNNQPVPEDPPNTQGTQNTDQNAELRTGKGIYHLHLDLHVNTNRTSEHNSSEHLPGKNSVYGSAWAEKGSAPEDAELSTDKQDAIEAHNDSGFNVGEKDEDMDNGHHHSDNCCFNDEGMQRVDPGNAGDSADSNSSQQEESNSNSAQSTPKHCKSIPSESRSKSAHQNTSVTSDSISLSAASSFSDPSASSDTSDSSASTDSSESSASSDPSASSDSSDPSASSDSNNSRESSSFSNSSESNETR